From the Candidatus Eisenbacteria bacterium genome, the window AAGAGCATCGCTGCCGAAAGCAGTCTCTTCATTGTGATATCCTCTCTTCCTTTGTAGTCATCTCTGATGCCCGGCGCCGAGCGCGCCGGACATGTCAAATGCGAACTAGACACATTCTCAGAAGAGGGAACGATTGTCAAGAACGGCGCGGAAAAAAGCGCTGAAGGAAGGCTACTAGCGCATCACTTCACAAGCGTGATAACTGATCCCGCCGGCGAGCCGCCGAGACTCACGCGCGGCGCATCGACAGCCGGCGGCCGGAGGCGGCGACGCGCAGACCGCCATCCTCGATCGCCGTCGCCCCCCTCAAGAGAACGAAGCGGACGGAACCGCGCACCGTGATCCCGGCATAGGGCGAGAAGTCCACGTTCATATGCATCTTCTCGGCTTCGATCTGCCAGGTCTCGCCGGGATCGAAGAGGACGATGTCGGCGTCGGCCCCCGGGGCGATCGCTCCCTTCGCCGGGGAGAGGCCGAAGATCTCCGCGGGTCGGGTCGCTGTGAGCCTTGCCATCTCCTGCAGGCTGATCCTGCCCGCTCCCACTCCTATCGTATGAATCAGCGGAAGCCGCGTCTCCACTCCAGGCAGTCCGTTCGGCAGATCGAGGAACGTGGCGCCCGGCTTCTCCTTGTCCGCCCGATAGAAGGGACAGTGGTCGGTTCCGATCGTGTCGAATAGACCGCGGCGAAGCGCATCGAGAAGGCCGTCGCGGTCCGCCTCGCGGCGCAGCGGAGGGGCCACCAGGAACTGAGCCCCGTCAGCCCCGTCATAAACTCGATCGTCGAGGACGAGGTACTGGGGGCAGGTCTCGGCGAAGATCCGCTGTCGATCCCCGGCCGCCGCGATCGCCTCGATCCCCGCGCGGGATGAGACGTGCACGAAGTAGATCGCCGCGCCTGCTCCCGCCTTGATCCCCGCCGCCGCCTGCGCGATCTGCGCGATCGCCTGCGCTTCGGCGGAGGATGGCCGGGACATGGGGAAATGCCGAATCTCCATCCGTCCCGTTCGAGCCAGCGACTCCTCGCTCGCTCGAATCGTCGCGTCATCCTCCGCGTGAACCAGGAGGACCAGCCCCTTCTCCGCCACGGCCCGCATCACCGGCTCGATCGCCCACGGAGGAATCGCCATCCCTTCCCTCGAGTAGGCGGTGAAGATCTTGACGCTGCCGGCGCCGAGGCGGACGACGGCCGCGAGATCCATCTTCAGCCGCTCCTCGATGTCCGGCGGGAAGTCGGTCAAGCAGACGTGAAGGGCGTGATCGCAGTACGCCCTCCCGGCGAACTCCTCCACGCGATCCCGCAGGCTCTCCTCGAGCGACTGCCCGCGACGCTGCAGCGTGAAGTCGATGACCGTGGTGACGCCTCCGAAGAGCGCGGCCCGCGTTCCCGTCTCGACGCTGTCGCTCGATCTCGTGCCTTTCG encodes:
- a CDS encoding amidohydrolase family protein gives rise to the protein MHDLVIRGARVVDGRNLLGPDGAEMDVAILGEKVVEIAPRIGGPARREIDAAGWLALPGGVDPHVHLGLPSKGTRSSDSVETGTRAALFGGVTTVIDFTLQRRGQSLEESLRDRVEEFAGRAYCDHALHVCLTDFPPDIEERLKMDLAAVVRLGAGSVKIFTAYSREGMAIPPWAIEPVMRAVAEKGLVLLVHAEDDATIRASEESLARTGRMEIRHFPMSRPSSAEAQAIAQIAQAAAGIKAGAGAAIYFVHVSSRAGIEAIAAAGDRQRIFAETCPQYLVLDDRVYDGADGAQFLVAPPLRREADRDGLLDALRRGLFDTIGTDHCPFYRADKEKPGATFLDLPNGLPGVETRLPLIHTIGVGAGRISLQEMARLTATRPAEIFGLSPAKGAIAPGADADIVLFDPGETWQIEAEKMHMNVDFSPYAGITVRGSVRFVLLRGATAIEDGGLRVAASGRRLSMRRA